In Streptomyces alboniger, the following are encoded in one genomic region:
- a CDS encoding STAS domain-containing protein: MRQEELSGYARENLDQPRVYGLDRTIVIELHGEIDLVAYQRMAPLFDAVAAGPEPVVVVDLSKVGFFDCSGISLLMRAHRRVSDRGGVLRVVCTHPLTLRMLRLTELTGVLSPAPTVAAARASLGDVTQRDA, translated from the coding sequence ATGCGGCAGGAAGAACTGAGCGGATACGCGCGCGAGAACCTCGATCAACCGCGCGTCTACGGGCTCGACCGTACGATCGTGATCGAGTTGCACGGCGAGATCGACCTCGTGGCCTATCAGCGGATGGCCCCGCTGTTCGATGCCGTGGCCGCGGGGCCGGAGCCGGTCGTGGTCGTCGACCTGAGTAAGGTCGGCTTCTTCGACTGTTCCGGCATCTCCTTGCTGATGCGGGCCCATCGGCGGGTGAGCGACAGAGGCGGTGTGCTGCGTGTCGTCTGCACCCACCCACTGACCCTGCGCATGCTGCGCCTCACGGAGCTGACCGGGGTCCTCTCCCCGGCGCCGACCGTGGCGGCGGCGCGGGCCTCTCTCGGTGATGTCACGCAGCGCGACGCTTGA
- a CDS encoding CsbD family protein → MGDKGGMDKLKGKAKEMAGKATGDDRREAEGRTDRAKGEAKDAMASARDKAKGMKDSMKRDDS, encoded by the coding sequence ATGGGTGACAAAGGCGGCATGGACAAGCTGAAGGGCAAGGCCAAGGAGATGGCCGGCAAGGCCACCGGCGACGACCGTCGCGAGGCCGAGGGCAGGACGGACCGGGCCAAGGGCGAGGCCAAGGACGCGATGGCATCCGCCCGTGACAAGGCCAAGGGCATGAAGGACTCGATGAAGCGGGACGATTCCTAA
- a CDS encoding NPCBM/NEW2 domain-containing protein — protein MRHLASRTPHRRAAGSLAAAVLCAGVLAAPAVAHDATERPAAEPAAKLPDGLAATPPMGFNNWNSTHCRAEFDEAMVKGIADIFVEKGLKEAGYQYVNIDDCWALPERDAHGKLVPDPKRFPQGIKAVADYVHSKGLKFGIYTSAGTKTCNAAGFPGALGHERSDAQQFAEWGVDYLKYDNCNNQGVDAKKRYIAMRDALKAASETTGRPIVYSICEWGENKPWEWAADVGHLWRTTGDISDNWNSMLSIMKQNLPLDAYAGPGHWNDPDMLEVGNGGMTDTEYRTHFSMWSIMAAPLLIGSDLRKASPETFEILGNREVIAVDQDPLGKQGEVVSSRDGRWVVAKEMKDGSRAVALFNETGTARSVSTTAKAVGLPDAPAYTLRDLWRHKSYHTAGRISATVPAHGTVLLRVSADGKWSTHPPAVELGVDGGDFFEAGKRTPLTTSVTNLGRVPARQVTAEVEAPGGWRTEATSPTTARSLAPGKTLRTSWQLTAPPDATPGSYDVKVAAAYRSPTGTRAENVLPLTARVVLAPPSGASALGDLPWLSMSNGWGPVERNTSNGEGAAGDGRPITIGGKVYDKGLGVHAASDLAFYTGRACEKVTADVGVDDETRTDGTVAFEIWADDKKVASTGTLTNAMPAQPLTADVTGAQVVRLVVTDGGDGIYADHGDWAGATLNC, from the coding sequence ATGCGTCACCTTGCCTCCCGCACCCCCCATCGAAGAGCGGCCGGATCGCTCGCCGCCGCCGTGTTGTGCGCCGGTGTCCTCGCCGCCCCCGCCGTCGCACATGACGCGACCGAGCGGCCCGCCGCCGAACCCGCCGCGAAGCTCCCCGACGGTCTGGCGGCCACGCCGCCCATGGGCTTCAACAACTGGAACTCCACGCACTGTAGAGCTGAGTTCGACGAGGCGATGGTCAAGGGGATCGCGGACATCTTCGTCGAGAAGGGCCTGAAGGAAGCCGGTTATCAGTACGTCAACATCGACGACTGCTGGGCGCTGCCGGAGCGTGACGCCCACGGCAAGCTGGTGCCCGACCCCAAGCGCTTCCCCCAGGGGATCAAGGCGGTCGCCGACTATGTCCACTCCAAGGGTCTCAAGTTCGGCATCTACACCAGTGCGGGCACGAAGACCTGCAACGCGGCCGGGTTCCCCGGCGCGCTCGGCCACGAGCGCAGCGATGCCCAGCAGTTCGCGGAGTGGGGCGTCGACTACCTCAAGTACGACAACTGCAACAACCAGGGCGTGGACGCCAAGAAGCGGTACATCGCGATGCGCGACGCGCTGAAGGCCGCTTCCGAGACCACCGGCAGGCCCATCGTCTACAGCATCTGCGAGTGGGGCGAGAACAAGCCGTGGGAGTGGGCGGCGGACGTCGGCCATCTGTGGCGCACCACCGGTGACATCAGCGACAACTGGAACTCGATGTTGTCGATCATGAAGCAGAATCTGCCGCTCGACGCGTACGCGGGGCCCGGGCACTGGAACGACCCCGACATGCTGGAGGTCGGCAACGGCGGCATGACGGACACCGAGTACCGCACCCACTTCTCGATGTGGTCGATCATGGCCGCGCCGCTGCTCATCGGCTCCGACCTGCGCAAGGCCTCCCCCGAGACCTTCGAGATCCTCGGCAACCGGGAGGTCATCGCCGTCGACCAGGATCCGCTCGGCAAGCAGGGCGAGGTCGTCTCGTCGCGGGACGGCCGGTGGGTCGTCGCCAAGGAGATGAAGGACGGCAGCCGGGCCGTCGCCCTCTTCAACGAGACCGGCACCGCGCGGTCCGTCTCCACGACCGCGAAGGCCGTCGGGCTCCCCGACGCCCCCGCGTACACGCTGCGCGACCTGTGGCGGCACAAGAGCTACCACACGGCGGGCAGGATCTCCGCGACCGTTCCCGCGCACGGCACGGTCCTGCTGCGCGTGTCGGCCGACGGCAAGTGGTCCACGCACCCGCCCGCCGTCGAACTCGGCGTGGACGGCGGCGACTTCTTCGAGGCCGGCAAGCGCACGCCGCTCACCACGTCGGTCACCAACCTCGGCCGCGTACCGGCCCGCCAGGTGACCGCCGAGGTCGAGGCGCCCGGCGGCTGGCGGACCGAGGCGACCTCGCCCACCACCGCCCGGTCGCTGGCGCCCGGCAAGACCTTGCGCACCTCGTGGCAGCTCACCGCGCCACCGGACGCCACCCCAGGCTCGTACGACGTGAAGGTCGCGGCGGCGTACCGCTCCCCCACGGGAACGCGCGCCGAGAACGTCCTGCCCCTGACCGCGCGGGTGGTCCTCGCGCCGCCCTCGGGCGCCTCGGCGCTCGGCGATCTGCCGTGGCTCTCGATGAGCAACGGCTGGGGGCCCGTGGAGCGGAACACCAGCAACGGCGAGGGCGCGGCCGGCGACGGCAGGCCCATCACCATCGGTGGAAAGGTGTACGACAAGGGGCTCGGCGTGCACGCCGCGAGCGACCTCGCCTTCTACACCGGCAGGGCCTGCGAGAAGGTCACCGCGGATGTCGGGGTCGACGACGAGACACGCACCGACGGCACGGTCGCCTTCGAGATCTGGGCCGACGACAAGAAGGTGGCGTCGACGGGCACCCTCACCAA